A stretch of Amycolatopsis balhimycina FH 1894 DNA encodes these proteins:
- a CDS encoding TetR family transcriptional regulator, protein MSNAVDIRTLEPVSEPLTPVSRQERKLRTRQTLLDTALELLADRPFATLSLREVAKGAGIVPTAFYRHFASMEDLGVALVEEATRTLRGMIRSARTDPDTYQGMISASVTTLHQFVRVHEDHFRFLTRERYAGGPLAQAIGVELRLFSGDLAIDLARFPKLREWSTEDLHMLADLIVSVMLTTIVELLEARPGEDGKITGTAEKRLRLVLLGVPHWKSS, encoded by the coding sequence GTGAGCAACGCGGTGGACATCCGTACGCTGGAACCCGTGTCCGAACCACTGACGCCGGTGAGCCGCCAAGAGCGCAAACTGCGCACCCGGCAGACGTTGCTGGACACGGCCCTCGAACTCCTGGCCGACCGCCCGTTCGCCACGCTTTCCCTGCGCGAGGTCGCGAAAGGCGCCGGCATCGTCCCGACGGCCTTCTACCGGCACTTCGCCTCGATGGAGGACCTGGGCGTCGCCCTCGTCGAAGAGGCGACGCGCACGCTGCGCGGCATGATCCGCTCCGCCCGCACGGATCCGGACACCTACCAGGGGATGATCAGCGCGTCGGTGACGACGCTGCACCAATTCGTCCGGGTGCACGAGGACCATTTCCGGTTCCTGACCCGCGAGCGGTACGCCGGCGGCCCGCTCGCCCAGGCGATCGGCGTCGAACTGCGCCTGTTCTCCGGCGACCTCGCCATCGACCTCGCCCGGTTCCCGAAGCTGCGCGAGTGGAGCACCGAAGACCTGCACATGCTGGCCGACTTGATCGTTTCCGTGATGCTCACGACGATTGTCGAACTGCTGGAAGCCCGCCCTGGTGAAGACGGGAAAATCACCGGAACGGCGGAAAAACGGCTGCGTCTGGTCCTGCTCGGCGTCCCGCACTGGAAATCGAGCTGA
- a CDS encoding Re/Si-specific NAD(P)(+) transhydrogenase subunit alpha has product MADSEQSQQLTVGVVAESRPGERRVAMVPKLVGRLVQRGLRVVVEPGAGAGAYLSDDVYTQAGAELGDAWGAPIVVKVNPPTPGEIAKLSRGTVLVGFLDPRGNPEGLAKLEEAGLRAFAMEAVPRISRAQAMDALSSQASIGGYRAVLLAAQKLPRFFPMLTTAAGTVPPAKVLVLGAGVAGLQALATAKRLGAQTTGYDVRPEVGEQVKSLGAQFLDLGIEAVGEGGYARELTAEEREEQQRRLTEAITKFDVVITTALVPGRKAPTLVTADAVKGMPPGSVVVDLAGETGGNCELTKPGEDVVEHDVTISAPLNLPADMPSHASELYARNVTELLELLVTKEGALELNFEDEIVAGACVAGREGSVA; this is encoded by the coding sequence GTGGCGGACAGCGAACAGAGTCAGCAGCTCACCGTGGGTGTGGTGGCCGAATCACGCCCTGGGGAGCGGCGGGTGGCCATGGTGCCCAAACTGGTCGGGCGGCTCGTGCAGCGCGGGCTGCGCGTCGTCGTCGAGCCGGGCGCCGGGGCCGGGGCGTACCTGAGTGACGACGTGTACACCCAGGCGGGCGCCGAACTCGGCGACGCGTGGGGCGCGCCGATCGTCGTCAAGGTCAACCCGCCCACGCCCGGGGAAATCGCGAAGCTGAGCCGGGGCACCGTGCTCGTCGGCTTCCTCGATCCCCGTGGCAACCCGGAAGGGCTCGCGAAGCTCGAAGAAGCGGGCTTACGCGCCTTCGCGATGGAGGCGGTCCCGCGGATCTCCCGGGCGCAGGCGATGGACGCGCTGTCGTCGCAGGCCAGCATCGGCGGCTACCGCGCGGTGTTGCTCGCCGCGCAGAAGCTCCCGCGGTTCTTCCCGATGCTCACCACCGCGGCCGGCACGGTTCCGCCGGCGAAGGTGCTGGTGCTCGGGGCCGGCGTCGCCGGGCTGCAGGCGCTGGCCACGGCGAAACGGCTCGGCGCGCAGACCACCGGCTACGACGTCCGGCCCGAGGTCGGCGAGCAGGTCAAGTCACTCGGCGCGCAGTTCCTCGACCTCGGCATCGAGGCGGTCGGCGAAGGCGGGTACGCCCGCGAGCTGACGGCCGAGGAGCGCGAGGAACAGCAGCGGCGGCTCACCGAAGCCATCACGAAGTTCGACGTCGTGATCACTACCGCGCTGGTGCCGGGCCGCAAGGCGCCGACGCTGGTCACCGCGGACGCGGTCAAGGGCATGCCACCCGGCTCGGTCGTCGTCGACCTGGCCGGCGAGACCGGCGGCAACTGCGAGCTGACCAAACCGGGGGAGGACGTCGTGGAGCACGACGTCACCATCTCCGCCCCGCTGAACCTGCCCGCCGACATGCCTTCGCACGCCAGCGAGCTGTACGCCCGCAACGTCACCGAGCTGCTGGAGCTCCTGGTGACGAAGGAAGGCGCGCTGGAGCTGAACTTCGAGGACGAGATCGTCGCCGGTGCCTGCGTGGCCGGGCGCGAAGGGAGTGTCGCGTGA
- a CDS encoding NAD(P) transhydrogenase subunit alpha, protein MSPLVQNLAVLVLAGFVGFAVISKVPNTLHTPLMSGTNAIHGIVLLGGLVVLGLGVDGVFNKILLVIAIAFGTINVVGGFLVTDRMLSMFKAKKPAPGEEDEK, encoded by the coding sequence GTGAGCCCGCTCGTGCAGAACCTCGCGGTGCTGGTACTCGCCGGGTTCGTCGGCTTCGCCGTCATCTCGAAGGTGCCCAACACCCTGCACACGCCGCTGATGTCCGGCACCAACGCCATCCACGGCATCGTGCTGCTCGGCGGCCTGGTCGTGCTCGGCCTCGGCGTCGACGGCGTGTTCAACAAGATCCTGCTGGTGATCGCCATCGCCTTCGGCACGATCAACGTCGTGGGCGGGTTCCTCGTCACCGACCGGATGCTGTCGATGTTCAAGGCCAAGAAACCCGCTCCCGGTGAGGAGGACGAGAAGTGA
- a CDS encoding NAD(P)(+) transhydrogenase (Re/Si-specific) subunit beta, whose translation MTDFVAILYIVAFALFIYGLMGLTGPRTAVRGNWIAAVGMGVAVIATLLTPGMGNWLLIVLGVAIGALVGVPSARKVKMTAMPQMVALFNGVGGGAVALIAWVEFNSTDGYAHEPAYIAIASLFAAIIGSISFWGSNVAFGKLQELISGRPVTMGKLQQPVNALLLLIAVVCAVVIIAGGGNELLIIGLLVAAGILGLTVVLPIGGADMPVVISLLNAFTGLSAAAMGLALDNTALIVAGMIVGASGSILTNLMAKAMNRSIPAIVAGGFGGGPPVAAGGGTKEARPVRSTSAADTAIQMAYASKVVVVPGYGMAVAQAQHTVREMAKLLEKKGITVAYAIHPVAGRMPGHMNVLLAEADVPYEQLKEMDEINSEFAQTDVALVIGANDVTNPAAQTDPSSPIYGMPILKVNESRSVIVLKRGMSSGFAGIDNDLFYDPKTSMLFGDAKSSVGEIVEELKAL comes from the coding sequence GTGACCGACTTCGTCGCGATCCTCTACATCGTCGCGTTCGCCCTCTTCATCTACGGCCTGATGGGCCTGACCGGTCCGCGCACCGCGGTCCGCGGCAACTGGATCGCCGCGGTCGGCATGGGCGTCGCCGTCATCGCCACCCTGCTGACCCCGGGCATGGGCAACTGGCTGCTCATCGTCCTCGGCGTCGCGATCGGCGCGCTCGTCGGCGTCCCGTCGGCGCGCAAGGTCAAGATGACCGCGATGCCGCAGATGGTGGCGCTGTTCAACGGCGTCGGCGGCGGCGCGGTCGCGCTCATCGCGTGGGTCGAGTTCAACTCCACCGACGGTTACGCGCACGAACCTGCCTACATCGCGATCGCGTCGCTGTTCGCCGCGATCATCGGGTCGATCTCGTTCTGGGGCTCGAACGTCGCGTTCGGCAAGCTGCAGGAGCTGATCAGCGGCCGCCCGGTCACCATGGGCAAGCTGCAGCAGCCGGTCAACGCGCTGCTCCTGCTGATCGCGGTCGTGTGTGCCGTCGTCATCATCGCCGGCGGCGGCAACGAGCTGCTGATCATCGGGCTGCTCGTCGCGGCGGGCATCCTCGGCCTCACCGTCGTCCTGCCGATCGGCGGCGCGGACATGCCGGTGGTCATCTCGCTGCTCAACGCCTTCACCGGGCTCTCGGCCGCGGCGATGGGCCTGGCGCTGGACAACACCGCGCTGATCGTGGCCGGCATGATCGTCGGCGCGTCCGGTTCGATCCTGACCAACCTGATGGCCAAGGCGATGAACCGGTCCATCCCGGCGATCGTCGCGGGCGGCTTCGGCGGCGGACCCCCGGTAGCGGCCGGTGGCGGGACGAAGGAAGCCCGGCCGGTGCGTTCGACGAGCGCGGCCGACACCGCGATCCAGATGGCTTACGCCAGCAAGGTCGTCGTCGTGCCCGGGTACGGGATGGCCGTGGCGCAGGCGCAGCACACCGTCCGCGAGATGGCGAAGCTGCTGGAGAAGAAGGGCATCACGGTCGCCTACGCGATCCACCCGGTGGCCGGCCGGATGCCGGGGCACATGAACGTGCTGCTCGCCGAGGCCGACGTGCCGTACGAGCAGCTCAAGGAGATGGACGAGATCAACTCCGAGTTCGCCCAGACCGACGTCGCGCTGGTGATCGGCGCGAACGACGTCACGAACCCGGCCGCGCAGACCGACCCGAGCTCACCGATCTACGGGATGCCGATCCTCAAGGTCAACGAAAGCCGGTCCGTGATCGTCTTGAAACGCGGGATGAGCTCCGGGTTCGCCGGCATCGACAACGACCTGTTCTACGATCCGAAGACCAGCATGCTCTTCGGGGACGCCAAGTCGTCGGTGGGCGAGATCGTGGAGGAACTCAAAGCGCTATGA
- a CDS encoding lipoate--protein ligase family protein, producing MTTGSDVRAAFTDPAENLAFDEALLRVAPGSPVLWLWRNPVCVVVGRGQRIAREVRVDECARDRVPVLRRASGGGTVFHDPGNLNVTLVLPGPADRPLEALGQVMSAAVDQLGLVPRIGDRGLFVGDAKLCGFAVFRTKTGLLAHSTLLVETSAGLVGRYLTSAPPDPRPLDSHRSPVASLAEHGLRPGFPAVEAAVRAAASQLLGTLVPRPPSAAELARQRALLHTRYRYPSWHADGAQRAA from the coding sequence ATGACGACGGGGTCGGACGTCCGTGCCGCGTTCACGGACCCGGCCGAAAACCTGGCGTTCGACGAAGCACTCCTCCGGGTCGCGCCCGGGTCACCGGTGCTGTGGCTCTGGCGCAACCCCGTGTGTGTCGTGGTGGGCCGCGGGCAGCGGATCGCGCGCGAGGTGCGCGTCGACGAGTGCGCCCGCGACCGCGTCCCGGTGCTGCGCCGGGCCAGCGGCGGCGGCACGGTGTTCCACGACCCGGGCAACCTGAACGTGACTTTGGTCTTGCCCGGTCCGGCCGACCGGCCCCTGGAAGCGCTCGGCCAGGTGATGAGCGCCGCCGTCGACCAGCTCGGGCTGGTGCCGCGGATCGGCGACCGCGGGTTGTTCGTCGGCGACGCCAAGCTGTGTGGTTTCGCCGTGTTCCGCACGAAGACCGGGCTGCTGGCCCACTCGACGCTGCTGGTCGAGACGTCCGCCGGGCTCGTCGGCCGCTACCTGACGAGCGCGCCGCCGGACCCGCGGCCGCTCGACTCCCACCGCAGCCCGGTGGCGTCACTGGCCGAGCACGGCCTGCGGCCCGGCTTCCCGGCGGTCGAGGCGGCGGTGCGGGCGGCGGCGTCGCAGCTGCTCGGGACGCTGGTGCCGAGGCCGCCGTCGGCGGCGGAACTGGCGCGGCAGCGGGCGTTGCTGCACACCCGCTACCGCTACCCCTCCTGGCACGCGGACGGCGCCCAGCGCGCGGCCTGA
- a CDS encoding Lsr2 dimerization domain-containing protein, with protein sequence MAKNTAVQVLDDLTGEPAGETVGFGLDGIDYDIDLSFANAEALRGFLQRYADAGRRTGGRKNRPRLVPGAKLPRAKATAKTAKPVAGRAAAKKAEPVRTPAPKPAAKAKATTAKETPAKATRAKATAKAEPAKTTRVRKVAEPKKATPASTRKVPTVTFSAAE encoded by the coding sequence GTGGCCAAGAACACGGCTGTGCAGGTGCTGGATGATCTGACCGGCGAGCCCGCGGGAGAGACCGTCGGGTTCGGCCTGGATGGCATCGACTACGACATCGACCTCTCCTTCGCCAACGCCGAGGCGTTGCGCGGATTCCTGCAGCGGTACGCCGACGCCGGCCGTCGCACCGGCGGCCGCAAGAACCGCCCGCGGCTCGTCCCGGGCGCGAAGCTGCCACGAGCCAAGGCGACGGCGAAGACGGCGAAGCCGGTCGCCGGCCGCGCGGCCGCGAAGAAGGCCGAGCCCGTCAGAACCCCGGCGCCGAAGCCCGCCGCGAAGGCCAAGGCCACCACGGCGAAGGAGACCCCGGCCAAGGCCACTCGCGCGAAGGCCACGGCGAAGGCGGAGCCCGCGAAGACCACCCGGGTCCGCAAGGTGGCGGAACCGAAGAAGGCCACCCCCGCGTCCACGCGCAAGGTGCCCACCGTCACGTTCTCCGCGGCCGAGTAG
- a CDS encoding dihydrolipoyl dehydrogenase family protein — translation MSGQTFDVVVIGAGPVGEVAAERAARGGLKVALVEHERFGGECSYWACIPSKALLRPGNLLAAAKRVPGVPVGDRIDPAAVFARRDWFTGKGDDSGQVDWARGAGIEPVRGHGEITGEREVTVGGDRVLTARHAVIVCTGSVPSTPPIDGLDTIRPWGSREATSASAVPARLGVLGGGVVGVEMAQAFASLGSEVHLVITGPRPLPRNAEFAGDLVLAGLREAGVQVHAESGVSRVAAGAAGTELTLKDGSTLVVDEFLVATGRRPATAGLGLETLGIEPGRALEVDDTGRVSAVDGDWLFAAGDVTGRAPLTHQGKYGARAAGDTVAALAAGTPVSTAPWSPFTATADHHAVPQVVFTDPEVAAVGLADARPGSADRVVDIDIAVAGSSLHADGYTGKARMVVDTERNVLLGVTFVGQDVAELVHSATVAIVGEVPLDRLWHAVPSFPTISEVWLRLLEAYGL, via the coding sequence ATGTCTGGACAGACTTTTGACGTAGTGGTGATCGGTGCGGGTCCGGTGGGGGAGGTGGCCGCCGAACGGGCGGCCCGCGGAGGCCTGAAGGTCGCCCTCGTCGAGCACGAACGCTTCGGCGGCGAGTGCTCCTATTGGGCCTGCATCCCGAGCAAGGCGTTGCTGCGGCCGGGAAATCTCCTCGCCGCCGCCAAACGGGTGCCGGGCGTGCCGGTCGGCGACCGGATCGACCCGGCGGCGGTGTTCGCGCGCCGCGACTGGTTCACCGGCAAGGGCGACGACTCGGGGCAGGTCGACTGGGCGCGCGGCGCGGGCATCGAACCGGTTCGCGGGCACGGGGAAATCACCGGTGAGCGGGAAGTGACCGTCGGCGGCGACCGCGTGCTGACCGCGCGGCACGCGGTGATCGTCTGCACCGGCAGCGTGCCGAGCACGCCGCCGATCGACGGGCTCGACACGATCCGGCCGTGGGGTTCGCGGGAAGCGACGTCGGCGTCGGCGGTGCCGGCCCGGCTCGGCGTCCTCGGCGGCGGCGTGGTCGGCGTCGAGATGGCGCAGGCGTTCGCTTCGCTCGGGTCGGAGGTCCACCTGGTGATCACCGGTCCGCGGCCGCTGCCGCGCAACGCCGAATTCGCCGGTGACCTGGTGCTGGCGGGGCTGCGCGAAGCCGGTGTCCAGGTGCACGCGGAGTCGGGCGTTTCGCGGGTCGCCGCGGGTGCTGCCGGGACGGAGCTGACGCTGAAGGACGGTTCGACGCTCGTCGTCGACGAGTTCCTGGTGGCGACCGGCCGCCGTCCGGCGACCGCCGGGCTCGGCCTGGAGACCCTCGGGATCGAGCCCGGCCGGGCGCTGGAGGTCGACGACACCGGCCGGGTGTCCGCAGTGGACGGTGACTGGCTGTTCGCGGCCGGCGACGTCACGGGCCGCGCCCCGCTGACCCACCAGGGCAAGTACGGCGCCCGCGCGGCGGGCGACACGGTGGCCGCGCTGGCCGCCGGTACGCCGGTGTCGACAGCGCCGTGGAGCCCCTTCACCGCGACGGCCGACCACCACGCGGTGCCGCAGGTGGTGTTCACCGACCCGGAGGTCGCGGCGGTCGGCCTGGCGGACGCGCGGCCGGGGTCGGCGGACCGCGTCGTCGACATCGACATCGCGGTGGCGGGCTCGTCACTGCACGCGGACGGCTACACCGGCAAGGCCCGGATGGTCGTCGACACCGAGCGGAACGTGCTGCTCGGCGTGACGTTCGTCGGCCAGGACGTCGCGGAGCTGGTGCACTCGGCGACGGTCGCGATCGTCGGCGAGGTGCCCCTGGACCGGCTGTGGCACGCGGTGCCGTCGTTCCCGACGATCAGCGAGGTGTGGCTGCGGCTGCTCGAGGCCTACGGGCTCTGA